In Fluviicola taffensis DSM 16823, the following are encoded in one genomic region:
- a CDS encoding DEAD/DEAH box helicase, whose product MKFNELGLNDLVLEAIHHMGFENATPVQQLSIPEILANNDLLACAQTGTGKTAAFILPILNKLTGKEDTSINTLILVPTRELAVQIEQEIQGLSYFVSVGSMAVYGGGDGTRWEEQKSALVEGTDIIVATPGKLLSHIMQGYVDFSQLEHLVLDEADKMLDMGFSDDIERIISHLPKKRQTLLFSATMPSKIKNLASKILINPKEIALSISKPAAGVTQHVVLCFDDQKNKTLDFILKGRPEYDSIIIFTSAKIKVHEIVYALKRAGYKNTQGVSSNLEQEEREEVLRGFRSKRTRILVATDVMSRGIDIKEINLVINYDAPRDAEDYVHRIGRTARANTKGEAYTLINPKDMPKLARIERLIEMEIQRASIPEEFGPVPEWKVSGNPSNGNGNNKNRKKKFFGKKKPSS is encoded by the coding sequence ATGAAATTTAATGAATTAGGATTAAATGATTTGGTACTTGAAGCCATTCATCACATGGGCTTTGAAAATGCAACTCCAGTTCAACAATTGTCTATTCCTGAAATACTTGCGAATAACGATTTATTGGCTTGTGCACAAACAGGAACAGGAAAGACTGCAGCATTCATATTACCGATTCTAAACAAATTAACTGGTAAAGAAGATACATCAATCAATACGTTGATTTTAGTTCCAACCCGTGAATTGGCAGTACAAATTGAACAAGAAATACAAGGTTTATCCTATTTCGTTTCCGTTGGTTCTATGGCCGTTTATGGTGGTGGAGATGGTACTCGTTGGGAAGAACAAAAGTCAGCACTGGTTGAAGGGACGGATATTATTGTTGCAACTCCAGGGAAATTGCTTTCTCACATTATGCAAGGCTATGTCGACTTTTCTCAATTAGAACACTTGGTGCTAGACGAAGCTGATAAAATGTTGGACATGGGATTTTCAGATGACATTGAACGCATCATTTCTCATTTACCAAAGAAGAGACAAACCTTATTATTTAGTGCTACAATGCCATCAAAAATCAAAAATTTGGCTTCCAAAATTTTGATCAATCCGAAGGAAATTGCACTTTCAATTTCGAAACCAGCGGCAGGTGTTACTCAACATGTTGTTTTGTGTTTCGATGATCAAAAAAACAAAACACTCGATTTTATTCTAAAAGGTCGACCTGAATATGATAGTATTATCATTTTTACTTCTGCAAAAATAAAAGTTCATGAGATTGTTTATGCACTCAAAAGAGCTGGATATAAAAACACCCAAGGAGTTTCTTCCAATTTGGAACAAGAAGAACGGGAGGAAGTTCTACGCGGATTTAGATCTAAGAGAACGCGTATTTTAGTTGCTACAGATGTAATGAGTCGCGGAATTGATATCAAAGAAATTAATTTAGTTATCAATTACGATGCTCCAAGAGATGCCGAAGATTATGTACACCGAATTGGACGAACAGCACGCGCCAATACAAAAGGAGAAGCTTACACATTAATTAATCCCAAGGATATGCCTAAGTTGGCTCGTATCGAACGATTGATTGAAATGGAAATTCAACGTGCTTCTATTCCTGAAGAATTTGGCCCAGTTCCTGAATGGAAAGTATCTGGAAACCCTTCTAACGGAAATGGAAATAACAAAAATCGCAAAAAGAAGTTTTTCGGAAAAAAGAAGCCGAGTAGTTAA
- a CDS encoding GIY-YIG nuclease family protein, whose amino-acid sequence MKLLYVYILECSDGSYYTGITNNLTRRLEQHQSGKNPDSYTFSRRPVEMVFYAEFTDFYYAIDKEKQIKRWSKVKKKALIEGRFEDLVNLAKKNFD is encoded by the coding sequence ATGAAGTTATTATATGTTTATATTTTAGAGTGCTCAGATGGCTCATATTATACTGGTATAACCAATAATCTAACAAGACGTTTGGAACAACACCAATCAGGAAAGAATCCCGATAGTTATACTTTTTCACGCCGACCTGTTGAGATGGTTTTCTATGCAGAATTTACTGATTTCTATTATGCTATAGATAAGGAGAAACAAATTAAGCGATGGAGTAAAGTGAAGAAAAAAGCTTTAATTGAGGGGCGATTTGAGGATTTGGTCAATTTGGCAAAGAAGAATTTTGATTAG
- a CDS encoding fumarate hydratase — MADFFYQEPYPILKDTTEYRKVSSDYVTVEKIGDREVLNIDPKALEFLAQEALSDVSFFLRTSHLEKLRAILDDPEATDNDRFVAYNLLQNATIAAEGQLPSCQDTGTAIVVGKKGEGVYTGANDAEYLSKGIFNTYQEKNLRYSQIVALDMFEEKNSGSNLPAQIDIYATQGAKYEFLFLAKGGGSANKTFLYQKTKSLLNDASLEEFIKEKIKDLGTSACPPYHLAFVVGGTSAEANLAAVKKASAGYYDHLPTEGNMGGQAFRDLEWEKRIHKICQESTIGAQFGGKYFTHDVRVIRLPRHAASCPVGLGVSCSADRNIKAKITKDGLFVEQLEKNPRRLLPEVPPHLEPPVNIDLDRPMAEVLAELSKYPIKTRLKLNGTLIVARDAAHARIKEMLDAGEPMPDYFKNHPVYYAGPAKTPEGMASGSFGPTTAGRMDSYVDLFQSMGGSMIMLAKGNRSKDVTNACNKYGGFYLGSIGGPAAILAKENILSVEVVDFEEMGMEAVRKITIKDFPAFIITDDKGNDFFENL; from the coding sequence ATGGCTGACTTTTTTTACCAAGAACCGTATCCTATTTTAAAGGACACGACTGAATATCGCAAAGTTTCTTCTGATTACGTAACTGTAGAGAAAATCGGAGATAGGGAAGTATTGAACATTGACCCAAAAGCGTTGGAGTTTTTAGCTCAAGAGGCATTGAGTGATGTGTCATTCTTCTTGAGAACTTCTCATTTGGAAAAATTGCGTGCTATTTTGGATGATCCAGAAGCAACGGATAATGACCGTTTTGTAGCATACAATTTATTGCAAAATGCAACGATTGCAGCTGAAGGTCAACTTCCATCTTGTCAGGATACCGGAACTGCAATTGTGGTTGGTAAAAAAGGAGAAGGTGTTTACACAGGCGCGAATGATGCGGAATACCTTTCGAAAGGAATTTTCAATACGTACCAAGAGAAGAACTTACGTTATTCTCAAATTGTAGCTTTAGATATGTTTGAAGAAAAGAATTCGGGTTCCAATCTTCCTGCACAAATCGATATTTATGCAACTCAAGGTGCGAAATATGAATTCTTGTTTCTTGCAAAAGGTGGAGGTTCAGCTAACAAAACCTTTTTGTACCAGAAAACAAAATCGTTGTTGAATGATGCTTCTTTAGAGGAGTTTATCAAAGAAAAAATAAAAGACTTAGGAACTTCTGCTTGTCCGCCTTATCACTTGGCGTTCGTTGTCGGAGGAACATCTGCTGAAGCAAACTTGGCTGCGGTGAAAAAAGCTTCGGCTGGTTACTACGATCATTTACCTACAGAAGGAAACATGGGAGGTCAAGCTTTCCGTGATTTGGAGTGGGAAAAGCGCATCCATAAAATTTGTCAGGAAAGTACAATCGGAGCTCAATTCGGAGGGAAATACTTCACGCACGATGTTCGTGTAATTCGTCTTCCACGCCATGCGGCTTCTTGTCCAGTTGGATTGGGAGTATCTTGTTCGGCAGATAGAAACATCAAAGCAAAAATTACCAAAGACGGTTTGTTTGTAGAGCAATTGGAGAAAAATCCACGTCGTTTGTTGCCTGAAGTTCCGCCGCATTTGGAGCCACCAGTAAACATCGATTTGGACAGACCAATGGCAGAAGTATTGGCTGAATTGTCGAAATATCCAATCAAAACGCGTTTGAAGTTGAACGGAACATTGATCGTGGCTCGCGACGCCGCTCATGCACGTATCAAAGAAATGTTGGATGCAGGAGAACCGATGCCTGATTACTTCAAAAATCACCCGGTTTATTATGCAGGTCCAGCAAAAACACCTGAAGGAATGGCTTCCGGAAGTTTCGGTCCAACAACAGCAGGTCGTATGGATTCTTATGTGGATTTATTCCAAAGTATGGGTGGGAGTATGATTATGTTGGCAAAAGGAAATCGCTCGAAAGACGTAACGAATGCATGTAACAAATACGGCGGATTCTATTTGGGATCCATTGGTGGTCCAGCAGCAATCCTGGCGAAAGAGAATATCCTTTCAGTAGAGGTTGTTGACTTTGAAGAGATGGGAATGGAAGCAGTGAGAAAGATTACGATTAAGGATTTCCCAGCTTTTATTATTACGGACGATAAAGGAAATGATTTCTTTGAGAATTTGTAA